Part of the Epinephelus moara isolate mb unplaced genomic scaffold, YSFRI_EMoa_1.0 scaffold443, whole genome shotgun sequence genome, CATTTGTCCAATATATGAGATGAAATAGATACAACACGGGGGAGAAACTTACAGAATTCATTCAGTTTTCGTACTGATTCATGGTGCTATATGTGAGTGCAATGTCAACACTACTTTTATATGGTTAAGTTGAGAtgcacttgttttaacaaacttgtttttacaaataaatacaaattttaaaaggCAATCATGActtgtacattttatatatcATTACTCTGTTGTCAAagtggcattacatttggtgaagagcacattatgacttaagtaggactcgaaactcaaagtttaggacctGGGACTTGTCAGTTTTGAccaagacttgagacttactaatgacttgcaaaacaatgacttggttcCACCTTTgttaataaacacattaaaaaaacattccaTTTCCCCATTTAAAATCCGTCTTCGTAAAAGCCAAGAAACAAGGACATTGAATTTAGGCTGTATATAGAGATACAACCATACTATGAACTGTAtctattattaatatttgaatAATCATAAATTTgacatataaaataaagaaatatcaAATATTGTGTTGACAAGAGTATTTGAGGAATCATTTCAAACTGTAACAGAAAACTGAAGTAGTAATAGTAAGACTACTTCAGTCATGAAACATCAAGCCTGATTTTtcccttaaaaaaatgtgtactgtatgtttgtatgtatatatttttcttcttcctctttccctTATCTTTTTAATTATATGTATGTTTTATGCATGCTGGGTATTTGTATGGCGAAgggcagaggtgggaccaagttaTTGTTTTGAAGGTCAAAAGTAAGTGCCGAGTGTTTGcattcaagtctcaagtcaagacaggcaagtcctgaGTCCTAAACTTTaagttttgagtcctaaacaagtcagtGTGTGCTCTTCAATAAAAATAGAAGAAGTGAAGGGATTGGGTGTTgcatacgatacgatacgatatgatacgatacgatacgatacgatgtgatgtgatgtgatgtgatgtgatgcgatgcaatacaatataatatactttattgtccccataGGAAAATTTGGACCCAGGAGCTGCACAAatattgctgccttacaatatTAGTCCAGAAGAAAtaccttaaaaaaacacatactacaCATAACAGTATTCCACATCACTCACTCATGTATTACACAtaacaccaacacacaacagagcaccatgagcaaaacacaacacaaccccTAAGCATCAAgccacattattattatcattattattattactactattatgttgcaatgtcaatatttttttttgttgattgaTGAGTTGCTTAATTAAAGGGGTTTTGACTGTTCAGTTTAAAAATTAAAGTAGATATAAACCATTAACTTTCAGTTCCATGTCAGTACAAAGTCATATTGGccaaagataaaacacaaactgtgatttgtgtcTACAAACAGCAGCATTCTCTTGTAAACGACAGTCCTGTTGTATATTTTGCATCCCAGACACAGATTATGATGGTGCGCAGTGAATCTACAGTAGCCACGGGGCTATAAATAATTCATTTCAGGAAAAGCTATCTATTTGCCCCCGTGCCTCTCTGGCGCGCGTGTGCACCTGGTGCCATTTGGTCACGGCAGGAGCGTCTCCAATTATCCAGGAGCACATCCCTGGATCTCTGTGCGCTCTTTTGCCTCCTGATCTACATTGATTTGGGGTGAGCTGTGATCAATGCGGACGACTCCACAAACTCGCACGTGAATAACTTAATGCGATTTGTGTATGCGCACAGGAATCAAACAACAGGCGGAGGACAAACAGAGAAATACTCCGATATGTAGGAAAGTAGGTGTGAGTTTGGGTGTTTTGTGACTAGGACAAGTTGTTCCCTGCGTGTGATCACCGTGGCTTCACGTGATGTGTGTGATCATTTATTTCAATATGCACCCTGGTCCTCCTCAGTCCCCTTCCAGATCTGCGTGATGATGCCACACACTTCACTTTGCAGAGCTCTCCACCTGCACCTGTCGGATGCTAATGGGAAATAATCGACAAGTTTGaggtgagagaaggagagagatgttGGCGGCGGCTCGTTTCAGCACGCTGGACAGCGCTCGTGGAAGTTGGAGAGGACGGCGGCGCGCGGACGCATGAGGATTtaattgaaaataattttttggAGGGCAGCAGCTGGAGAGATGAGCGACGGGTGACCATGGTTGATTTGAAATGCTCATTACCAACACCAGGCGCAGGTAACACGAGAGTTCTGGAGTGAGACATGGACTTTGCTGAAACCATTTTCGCTTTGTTCATCGTCGTGGTCGCGGTCGTCTCGCTGTTGTCCAACTTGTTGGTGCTGCTATGTTTCGTCCACAGCACCGAGATACGCCGACAGGTGCCCGGCGTCTTCACCATGAACTTGTCCTTCTGCAACATACTCATCACTGTTCTCAACATGCCGGCCACTCTGGTGGGGATTATCAGGGACCAGCAGCCTTTTGGGGATTGCATTTGCCACACGGTGAGCTTTCTGGAGACTTTCCTGACCGCCAACACCATGCTGAGCATGGCGGCTCTCAGCATAGACCGGTGGATAGCGGTGGTGTTCCCGCTCAGTTACTCCACTAAGATGCGCTACAAGGACGCGCTGATCATGGTGTGCTACTCCTGGCTCCACTCCTTCACCTTCTCCCTCACCGCGCTGCTCTTCTCCTGGGTCGACTACAACGACGTGTACGCGTCCTGCACCCTGCAGCCGAGCCAGGAGGGCGCCGACAGGATTAAGTTTACAATCTTCACCGTCGTTTTCCACGCCACCAGCTTCATGCTCTCCCTGCTTATATTGTGTTTCACCTACTTGAAGGTGTTGAAAGTCGCCAGGTTTCACTGCAAGAGGATTGACATTATCACCATGCAGACTCTTTTCCTACTGGTCGACATTCACCCAAGGTAGCTCACCACATGCATTCCTCATGTATAGCCTGTGAAACCAAGTTGTCTCATTCAGTTCACAATTCATAGTCTAAAAAGTCTTTTGCTGTTTTCAGCGTGAAACAGAGATGTTTAGCAGAGCAAAAGAGGAGAAAGCAGAGAGCCACAAAGAAGATAAGCATCTTCATCGGCTCATTCATCATCTGCTTTGCTCCTTATGTAATTACAAGGTAAGTTGAATTGATAGTAGCCCATGAATCTTTTAATTTACTGCAAAACTCCctacaacaacacaaaagatAAATGACCCATCTTATAACATAAACCTAATCTCTGCATCCAGCCTCATTAGAGCTGTTGTCCTCTAGAGGATACAGATCTGTCACACCATTGGATCAGATTAGACACAATCCAACACTCCAAGTGCACAGTCCCATTACAGTTTGCCTCATTATTCACCTGCATCACCATGTAAGCACGCAGCTCGCCATGCTGCTtccacttaaacacacacagtgcaggaCAATAAATGCAGTGCAGACAACAAATAGTGGCTCccagagaaaagaggaaacgCTCCAGGGGCCCCACAAACCAGTTTTCAGCCAGATGTGGTGGCGATGATCCATCAGTTTGACATTTGTGGTGTGTGCACACATCTATGTGTGGGAAGACTGAGGACACATTAACAAGGAAGAAGCGCCTGAGATATTGGAGTAACCCCCCTGACCTTACCCACTGGAGGAAGCCTGACTGACTGTCGAAACCAAAACATCTAATTAGGCCTATGATAATTCCCACTAATGTATCtgttctgcttttaaattaGTATTTATGCACATTTACTGAGGGTAAAAGGGGAATATTCTTCACGCTCTGTGGTAACCTTATTAGCAGAACATAAGGTACTGTATGATAATTACTGGAGTGTGAAGGAAGGCTGAACATTATggttcagtttttaaaaagccaAAGCCCTGCGGAGTGGTTATTAAACATTTCAATGGATCTTCTCCTTGATATAAAATAAAGTGCAGTACCtaacagtatatacagtataaaacGGGTTTAACACTATGGACAACTTGAAATGCCTCcacaaaatcaatcagacaaagaaataaagtaaaacaaaatggtCATTGTTATATGTATTTCCTTTTAGTTTATGCTCTATGGAAGATTTAATGTgccatctaaaaaaaacaaacagaacatgcTCCACTGCAACTCCTTGTAAAAAATGTTAGTGCTTGGCATTAGATACTAGcaggtttaaaaaagaaataataataaaaagtgatagaaaaataaaatttaaaaatcaaaaattttaaatttttttagaaaatgtaaaaatgtaaaaaattttaaattttaaataaaaaataaaacaatgataaaaAATTCCCcttttacattatatttttaaattcagtatgACATAGCAAATGTATAGATAAAAAGGAAATAcacattacagtgtgtgtgtcgcATTTCATGTTATTTcgttgtttgatttttttttttttttttttggtaggcATTCCATACAATTGTTCATACAATTTGTTTAATCATAAAAAATTTAGTTGCATAAAGAATTTGAAATAGTGAAGCAAAATCTTTTACTGTTTCCACAAAACTGCGTATATGAAATAATGGTAAACAGtattatttacaaaatattGCAACAAACAGTTTACTCCTGTAATAATTTACAGACAGTCCCTAATGTGTTGAAGACTCTTAAACTGAAATCTTGCATAATCCTCTTATGACTTTAAACACTTGAAAGACCAAAGATAAAAAGAGTTCTGACTAAAATGTACTTTGTTTAGTCATGTTTCTGCTGCCGCCCCTTCAGGTTGGCCGAGCTTCTACCCTTTGTGGATATCAACCGCCACTGGGGAATCATCAGTAAGTGCCTGACATACAGCAAGGCTGCATCCGACCCCTTTGCCTACTCCCTCCTACGTCAGCAGTACAAGAAAGTCCTGGTTACTGTCGTCAACAGGCTGCTCCGCCGTGACCTGTACCCCTCATCTGGCCATAACAGCTCTTTAGACACAGAGAACGACTACTGTCTCCAGAGGATCAGCTAATGGCAAACGCGCGGACATGGCAGATACACACCACGGGCCAAAAATAAAGGTTGCCTCTTGGAAGAAGGTGGGCGGAGGAAAAgaatgaggagagagagacggagaggacaGGATATTGTTAGGAAGTGAAAAGAGAGCAGATAGAGGGGACAGATTGTGGGTGGGGGGCAAAGAGAGAGCAGAAATAAGGAAGATGGTGGGTGGAGAAGAATGAGGAGACAGTAATGAGGGGGAGGATGAAGGTGGCAAAGGGGAAGACAGGAAGACAGATATGGAGGGACGGGGACGATGTGGAGACGCTGGCCTCAGACAGTATCGGTAAACAAGAGATCTGTGATTCATCGACACATAAAGCCACACAGTTGCACACACGGATCAGACAAATCAATTTCATCGAATAAGTCATGGGTTCAGATTAATCTCTAACTGAAGGACCACACAGCTGGAGACATTCCCCTTCTTCCCTCTGAGCGACATGTATAAAGTGGCCTTTTGTACTGTACCAACCACTTTGTAATGATTTTTGACAAATCCACATGTAGTGACCTTTCCTCTGCCACAAAACGCAGGGACAGAGCTTGAAGCCGATGATCGATAGGCGCTGGAGTGAAGACGTGAAATGAAGGAAAGACTGTGTTGCTCCTGCTTCTGGATAATCTACTCTTAGGTGTGAAAGCTCAACTGCTGCACATTGTTGCCATGTTCTGTATTGACCATGTTAGACTACTTCGCAgtgtcatgtcagtcactgaaTATTGATGCACTTTGTCTAATTCTCTCAGAGCTACTATAGTTACAGGAGCCAAAGGCAAATAACATGTACACGATGATATTTAATGGTGAGGCTGGTTATGttctatatttttgttaatGTCAACAATTGCCGTGAGAAGACCAAAATTGTGTTACtacatctatttatttttatttattaatatttttttaatatttgttttgttgtttgtatttttggcttcatttaaGGAGTATGATGTGCAACACAGGTTTTCGGCCTGAATCAAATTGTCAGACAAACATTGCACAAATACCACATGTTATGCATCTAAATTATTAGCATACAGCAGTTCCTATGATATCTAAGAATTAACGCCCCACGAATTGTGTTGTTACGTCAAATACTGAATGTAAAGTTGTGTACTTAACCGTAAGTTACGTATGGTAGGAAAGTACAGTTTGGTAGGTTTGGTTTAGCAAAAGAAACATGGTCAGGCACATTACGCACATAATGTAGAGTTATGAACTGAACGTAATGTACGTAATGTGAAGTAACCAACTTAACGTGAAATACTTAtggtaaagttacataggttaggtttatgaaaagaaacatggtgatgatgtaccttaaaataacttacACTTAACTTGATTTCACAAGGGACaagaacactggtctcctggtggaaagtcctgtgtttttgacccatccacacccccaacctgcctccttacatgGACTTTTGGTCTTTACACTACTTCCTTATTTCTTCCCATcagccaacctggtctcattccaaagttgtcGTATatcggtgcttgggcagtgactttccgcatcagacacagatgaaaaaaaaagcgcTTTCATGTCGACATGATACACGGCCGAGCACCATCAGTGTGCCtgacagtgtcagggggaaatgcggcaaGACAACAACGTAAGATAAGGGGGCAAAAAGTCTGTGACGGGTGGGTGGGAATGgtggtgggtgggtcaaacaatC contains:
- the LOC126387447 gene encoding G-protein coupled receptor 26-like; amino-acid sequence: MDFAETIFALFIVVVAVVSLLSNLLVLLCFVHSTEIRRQVPGVFTMNLSFCNILITVLNMPATLVGIIRDQQPFGDCICHTVSFLETFLTANTMLSMAALSIDRWIAVVFPLSYSTKMRYKDALIMVCYSWLHSFTFSLTALLFSWVDYNDVYASCTLQPSQEGADRIKFTIFTVVFHATSFMLSLLILCFTYLKVLKVARFHCKRIDIITMQTLFLLVDIHPSVKQRCLAEQKRRKQRATKKISIFIGSFIICFAPYVITRLAELLPFVDINRHWGIISKCLTYSKAASDPFAYSLLRQQYKKVLVTVVNRLLRRDLYPSSGHNSSLDTENDYCLQRIS